One window from the genome of Vibrio vulnificus NBRC 15645 = ATCC 27562 encodes:
- a CDS encoding ParB/RepB/Spo0J family partition protein, which translates to MSKRGLGKGLDALLSTSSLAREKQHIATQSQALSAEGELTDIAVGQLQPGVYQPRKDMSPQALEELTASIQSQGIIQPIVVRPVQDGHFEIIAGERRWRAAKLAGLKRVPCLIKHVEDRAAIAMALIENIQREDLNVIEEAQALERLQDEFSLTHQQVADVIGKSRTAVSNLLRLNGLELEVKQFVAQKLLDMGHARALLALEGEQQVEVAQQVASKALTVRQTEQLVKKCLTPKVEEKNQPKDEETQQISQKLSETLGAKVSLVRNGNGKAKLTISIDEPHKLEQLIAKLES; encoded by the coding sequence AAACAACATATCGCCACTCAGAGTCAGGCTCTTTCCGCTGAAGGAGAGTTGACCGATATTGCGGTAGGTCAGTTGCAACCTGGGGTATACCAACCACGAAAAGACATGTCACCACAGGCGCTGGAAGAATTGACGGCCTCGATTCAGTCGCAAGGCATCATTCAGCCGATCGTGGTTCGACCGGTGCAAGATGGCCATTTTGAGATCATTGCTGGTGAGCGACGTTGGCGAGCCGCTAAGCTCGCAGGGTTAAAACGCGTCCCTTGCTTGATCAAACATGTCGAAGATCGTGCAGCTATCGCCATGGCGTTGATCGAAAATATTCAGCGCGAAGATCTTAATGTGATCGAAGAGGCGCAAGCACTTGAGCGATTGCAAGACGAGTTTTCTCTGACTCATCAGCAAGTAGCGGATGTGATTGGTAAGTCACGCACCGCGGTGAGCAACCTGCTTCGACTGAATGGCTTGGAGCTAGAAGTAAAACAGTTTGTTGCACAGAAACTGCTCGATATGGGTCATGCCCGCGCATTGTTAGCGCTGGAAGGCGAGCAACAAGTGGAAGTGGCTCAGCAGGTCGCCAGCAAAGCGCTCACGGTTCGTCAAACTGAGCAGTTGGTAAAAAAATGTCTCACACCTAAGGTTGAAGAAAAAAATCAGCCAAAAGATGAAGAAACACAACAAATATCACAAAAACTAAGTGAAACGTTGGGAGCAAAGGTTTCTTTAGTGAGAAATGGCAATGGAAAAGCCAAATTGACGATAAGTATTGATGAGCCTCACAAATTAGAGCAACTAATTGCCAAGCTAGAGAGCTAA
- a CDS encoding F0F1 ATP synthase subunit I — MVAALARPGRELAKQLLMIESGAVIFVAAGVALAVNAEWGFSSLIGGGIFVVANAVFSVCAFLFVGARASKYVAISFYTGEALKILITVVLFSVAYMYMQVELVPLKLTYLLVLGINIFAPALFINNKK, encoded by the coding sequence ATGGTAGCTGCGTTGGCTAGGCCAGGACGAGAGCTTGCAAAGCAATTGTTAATGATCGAGTCCGGCGCGGTTATTTTTGTGGCAGCAGGAGTGGCTTTGGCTGTGAATGCTGAGTGGGGATTTTCCTCGCTGATAGGCGGCGGCATTTTTGTTGTCGCCAATGCAGTATTTTCTGTGTGTGCATTCTTGTTTGTAGGAGCGAGAGCGTCAAAGTACGTTGCTATCTCTTTCTACACGGGTGAAGCGCTGAAAATTCTCATTACAGTAGTGCTGTTTTCTGTCGCCTACATGTATATGCAGGTGGAACTTGTTCCCCTGAAACTAACCTATTTGCTGGTTCTTGGTATTAATATCTTTGCGCCAGCGCTATTCATTAACAACAAAAAATAG
- the atpB gene encoding F0F1 ATP synthase subunit A — protein sequence MAAPGEALTPSGYITHHLTNLSTYKLGLVAEESSFWNVHIDSLFFSWFTGLIFLGIFYAVARKTTAGVPGKLQCAVEMIVEFVATNVKDTFHGRNPLIAPLALTIFCWVFLMNLMDLVPIDFLPYPAEHWLGIPYLKVVPSADVNITMAMALGVFALMIYYSIKVKGLGGFARELALHPFNHWTMIPFNLLIEVVSLLAKPLSLGMRLFGNMFAGEVVFILCAAMLPWYLQWMGSLPWAIFHILVILIQAFVFMMLTIVYMSMAHEDSDH from the coding sequence ATGGCTGCGCCAGGTGAAGCGCTAACACCTTCCGGTTACATCACTCACCACCTTACTAACCTTTCAACTTACAAGTTGGGGCTAGTGGCGGAAGAGTCGAGTTTCTGGAACGTACATATCGATAGTCTGTTTTTTTCTTGGTTTACAGGGTTAATTTTCCTCGGAATTTTTTACGCTGTAGCTCGAAAAACAACAGCCGGTGTACCAGGTAAGCTTCAGTGTGCTGTTGAAATGATCGTAGAATTTGTCGCGACAAACGTCAAAGATACGTTCCATGGACGCAACCCGCTGATTGCACCTCTAGCACTGACTATCTTTTGTTGGGTATTTTTGATGAACTTGATGGACTTAGTTCCAATCGATTTCCTTCCATACCCGGCAGAGCATTGGCTCGGTATTCCTTACTTGAAAGTAGTACCTTCAGCTGATGTGAATATCACCATGGCTATGGCACTAGGCGTATTCGCTCTGATGATCTATTACAGCATCAAAGTGAAAGGTCTAGGTGGCTTTGCAAGAGAATTGGCTTTACACCCATTCAACCATTGGACAATGATTCCGTTCAACCTACTAATCGAAGTGGTATCGCTATTGGCGAAACCTCTTTCTCTTGGTATGCGTCTATTCGGTAACATGTTCGCTGGTGAGGTTGTATTTATTCTTTGTGCGGCAATGCTACCATGGTATCTACAATGGATGGGCTCGCTACCATGGGCGATCTTCCATATTCTGGTAATCCTGATTCAGGCCTTCGTGTTTATGATGTTGACAATCGTATATATGTCAATGGCTCACGAAGACAGTGATCATTAA
- the atpE gene encoding F0F1 ATP synthase subunit C: protein METVLSFSAIAVAIIVGLCALGTAVGFAVLGGKFLEGAARQPEMAPMLQVKMFIIAGLLDAVPMIGIVIALLFTFANPFVGQLAG from the coding sequence ATGGAAACTGTACTAAGCTTTTCTGCAATCGCAGTAGCAATCATCGTTGGTCTGTGTGCTCTAGGTACTGCAGTAGGCTTCGCGGTTCTAGGTGGTAAATTCCTAGAAGGTGCTGCTCGTCAACCAGAAATGGCTCCTATGCTTCAAGTTAAGATGTTCATCATCGCTGGTCTACTTGATGCGGTTCCAATGATCGGTATCGTAATCGCACTTCTATTCACGTTTGCAAACCCATTCGTAGGTCAATTAGCTGGTTAA
- the atpF gene encoding F0F1 ATP synthase subunit B has translation MNMNATLLGQAISFALFVWFCMKYVWPPIMQAIEERQKKIADGLQAAERAAKDLDLAQANASSQLKEAKRTATEIIEQANKRKAQILDEAREDAQTERQKILAQAEAQLEAERNRARDELRKQVATLAVAGAEKILERSIDKDAHKDILDNITAKL, from the coding sequence GTGAATATGAACGCAACTCTGCTAGGTCAAGCAATCTCGTTTGCACTGTTTGTGTGGTTCTGTATGAAGTACGTATGGCCACCAATCATGCAAGCGATTGAAGAGCGTCAGAAGAAAATTGCTGACGGTCTACAAGCGGCAGAACGTGCTGCAAAAGACTTGGATCTAGCACAAGCTAATGCTTCTTCTCAATTGAAAGAAGCAAAGCGCACAGCAACTGAGATCATCGAACAAGCGAACAAACGTAAAGCTCAAATCTTGGATGAAGCTCGCGAGGATGCACAGACTGAACGTCAAAAAATCCTAGCGCAAGCGGAAGCTCAACTTGAAGCTGAACGTAATCGTGCACGCGATGAACTGCGCAAACAAGTTGCAACTCTGGCTGTAGCTGGTGCAGAGAAAATCCTTGAGCGTTCAATCGATAAAGATGCGCACAAAGATATTCTCGATAACATTACTGCAAAACTTTAA
- the atpH gene encoding F0F1 ATP synthase subunit delta produces the protein MADFTTIARPYAKAAFDFAVEKGQLDQWGQMLSFAAEVAQNEQISELLSGSMSADKLAELFIAICGEQVDEFGQNLLKVMAENGRLAALPDVCTLFFVLKKEHEKEIDVEVISATELSDEQCANISQKLEQRLERKVKLNCSVDEALLGGVIIRAGDLVIDNSARGRLNRLSDALQS, from the coding sequence ATGGCTGATTTTACAACAATCGCGCGCCCCTATGCTAAAGCAGCCTTTGACTTTGCGGTAGAGAAAGGCCAACTAGACCAATGGGGTCAAATGTTGTCTTTCGCTGCTGAAGTAGCCCAAAACGAACAAATTAGTGAGCTGTTATCTGGCTCTATGTCAGCCGACAAACTGGCTGAACTGTTTATTGCGATTTGTGGCGAACAAGTGGATGAATTTGGTCAAAACCTTCTTAAGGTGATGGCTGAGAATGGTCGTCTTGCGGCCCTTCCTGATGTATGTACCCTGTTCTTCGTTTTGAAGAAAGAGCATGAGAAAGAGATTGATGTAGAAGTGATTTCTGCAACCGAACTTTCTGATGAACAATGTGCAAATATCAGTCAGAAACTTGAACAGCGTCTAGAGCGCAAAGTTAAGCTGAATTGCAGTGTAGATGAGGCCCTACTAGGTGGGGTGATAATTCGAGCCGGAGACTTAGTCATCGATAACTCAGCTCGCGGTCGTCTGAATCGCCTGAGCGATGCATTGCAGTCTTAA
- the atpA gene encoding F0F1 ATP synthase subunit alpha, producing MQLNSTEISDLIKQRIESFNVVSEARNEGTIVSVSDGIIRIHGLADVMQGEMIELPGGRYALALNLERDSVGAVVMGPYADLKEGMKVTGTGRILEVPVGPELLGRVVNTLGEPIDGKGPIEAKLTSPVEVIAPGVIDRQSVDQPVQTGYKSVDSMIPIGRGQRELIIGDRQTGKTAMAIDAIINQKNSGIFSIYVAIGQKASTIANVVRKLEEHGALKNTIVVVASASESAALQYLAPYAGCAMGEYFRDRGEDALIVYDDLSKQAVAYRQISLLLKRPPGREAFPGDVFYLHSRLLERAARVNAEYVERFTNGEVKGKTGSLTALPIIETQAGDVSAFVPTNVISITDGQIFLQTELFNAGVRPAVDPGISVSRVGGSAQTKIIKKLSGGIRTALAAYRELAAFAQFSSDLDEATKRQLNHGQKVTELMKQKQYAPMSVFDQALTIFAAERGYLSDIELSKVLDFEAALLSYARGQYAELAAEIDKTGAYNDEIEAQLKKLTDDFKATQTW from the coding sequence ATGCAACTTAATTCCACGGAAATTAGCGATCTAATTAAACAGCGTATTGAATCTTTCAACGTTGTTAGTGAAGCTCGCAATGAAGGTACTATCGTATCGGTAAGCGACGGTATCATTCGCATTCACGGCCTAGCGGACGTGATGCAAGGTGAAATGATTGAATTACCGGGTGGCCGTTATGCACTAGCACTTAACCTTGAGCGTGACTCGGTTGGTGCGGTAGTAATGGGCCCATATGCTGACCTTAAGGAAGGCATGAAAGTAACAGGTACTGGTCGTATTCTTGAAGTGCCAGTTGGTCCTGAGCTATTGGGTCGTGTAGTGAACACACTAGGTGAGCCAATTGACGGTAAAGGTCCAATTGAAGCGAAATTAACGTCACCTGTTGAAGTGATTGCACCGGGTGTAATCGACCGTCAATCGGTTGATCAACCTGTACAAACTGGTTATAAGTCAGTTGACTCAATGATCCCAATCGGTCGTGGTCAGCGTGAACTTATCATCGGTGACCGTCAGACTGGTAAAACAGCGATGGCGATCGATGCGATCATCAACCAGAAAAACTCTGGTATTTTCTCTATCTACGTAGCGATTGGTCAGAAAGCTTCTACTATCGCCAACGTAGTGCGTAAACTGGAAGAGCACGGTGCTCTGAAGAACACAATTGTGGTTGTGGCTTCAGCATCTGAATCTGCTGCATTGCAATACCTAGCGCCATACGCAGGTTGTGCAATGGGTGAATACTTCCGTGATCGCGGCGAAGACGCACTGATTGTTTATGATGATCTATCAAAGCAAGCGGTCGCTTACCGTCAGATCTCTCTATTGCTAAAACGCCCACCAGGCCGTGAAGCATTCCCAGGTGACGTATTCTACCTTCACTCTCGTCTACTAGAGCGTGCAGCTCGTGTAAACGCAGAGTATGTAGAGCGTTTCACTAACGGTGAAGTGAAAGGTAAGACAGGTTCTCTAACCGCTCTTCCTATCATCGAAACTCAGGCTGGTGACGTTTCTGCATTCGTACCAACCAACGTAATCTCGATCACCGATGGTCAGATCTTCCTACAAACTGAGCTATTCAACGCGGGTGTACGTCCAGCCGTTGACCCAGGTATCTCAGTATCTCGTGTAGGTGGTTCTGCACAAACGAAAATCATCAAGAAGCTGTCTGGTGGTATCCGTACAGCACTAGCGGCTTACCGTGAACTTGCAGCGTTTGCTCAGTTCTCTTCGGATCTTGATGAAGCGACTAAGAGACAGTTGAACCACGGTCAAAAAGTAACTGAACTGATGAAGCAGAAGCAATACGCTCCGATGTCAGTGTTTGACCAGGCTCTAACTATCTTTGCGGCAGAGCGTGGCTACCTAAGCGATATCGAACTTTCTAAAGTTCTTGATTTCGAAGCAGCTCTACTATCGTACGCTCGCGGTCAATACGCTGAATTAGCAGCTGAGATCGACAAGACGGGTGCTTACAACGATGAAATCGAAGCTCAGTTGAAGAAACTGACTGACGACTTCAAAGCAACCCAAACTTGGTAA